A stretch of Allostreptomyces psammosilenae DNA encodes these proteins:
- a CDS encoding LysR family transcriptional regulator: MERDELECFLLLAEELHFGRTAARMRLSRARVSQLVQRLERRVGAPLFIRTSRCVVLTSLGRQLRADLEPHHRAIQAALRRAISTARGIEAVLHVGFANPLTGDIVMRAADALRAGHPGLTVEICETPLTDPYGPLREGVFDVQLMELPVREEDLAGGPPLLTEERVLAIDSAHPLAARDRVFLEDLADVPLLTIAGEIPDYRLDHLVPARTPGGRTIPRGPAVTNTQEALMLVAGRKGACLTPAHTATYYARPGVAYVPLADAEPNRYGLVWQAGHHTGAVAAFADAAREAALETAAEMDRNRVSGQVRPVSV; encoded by the coding sequence GTGGAACGGGACGAGTTGGAGTGCTTCCTGCTGCTGGCCGAGGAGCTGCACTTCGGGCGCACGGCCGCCCGGATGCGGCTGTCCCGCGCCCGGGTCAGCCAGCTGGTGCAGCGTCTGGAACGCCGCGTCGGCGCCCCGCTGTTCATCCGCACCAGCCGCTGCGTCGTGCTCACCTCGCTCGGCCGGCAGCTGCGCGCCGACCTCGAACCGCACCACCGCGCGATCCAGGCCGCCCTGCGGCGCGCGATCAGCACCGCGCGCGGCATCGAGGCCGTGCTGCACGTCGGCTTCGCCAACCCGCTGACCGGCGACATCGTCATGAGGGCGGCGGACGCGCTGCGCGCCGGCCACCCCGGCCTGACCGTGGAGATCTGCGAGACGCCGCTCACCGATCCCTACGGGCCGCTGCGCGAGGGCGTCTTCGACGTCCAGCTCATGGAGCTCCCGGTGCGGGAGGAGGACCTGGCCGGCGGACCGCCGCTGCTCACCGAGGAACGCGTCCTCGCGATCGACTCGGCGCACCCGCTCGCAGCGCGGGACCGGGTGTTCCTGGAGGACCTGGCCGACGTGCCGCTGCTCACCATCGCCGGTGAGATCCCCGACTACCGGCTCGACCACCTCGTCCCCGCGCGCACCCCGGGCGGCCGGACGATCCCGCGCGGCCCCGCCGTGACCAACACGCAGGAGGCCCTGATGCTGGTCGCCGGCCGCAAGGGCGCCTGCCTCACCCCCGCGCACACGGCCACGTACTACGCCCGCCCCGGTGTGGCCTACGTCCCCCTCGCCGACGCGGAGCCGAACCGCTACGGCCTGGTGTGGCAGGCCGGCCACCACACCGGCGCGGTCGCCGCCTTCGCCGACGCCGCCCGGGAGGCCGCCCTGGAGACCGCCGCGGAGATGGATCGAAACCGCGTCAGTGGCCAGGTACGGCCAGTTTCCGTGTAG
- a CDS encoding response regulator yields the protein MTIRVLLADDQPLVRAALQMVITDTADVRVVGEASDGAEAVRLTRELAPDVVVMDIRMPGTDGIEATRLITTGAGSTRVVVLTTFDDDDHVYAALRAGASGFLVKDMDLDDILAGVRTVAAGDALIAPSVTRRLIKEFVSRPTATPPRRARRLDGITDREREVLTLVGRGLSNTEIAEQLSISVATAKTYLTRLLAKLDARDRVQLVILAYETGLVAPAG from the coding sequence ATGACCATCCGCGTGCTGCTCGCCGACGACCAGCCCCTGGTCCGCGCCGCCCTCCAGATGGTCATCACCGACACCGCGGACGTCCGGGTCGTCGGGGAGGCCTCGGACGGCGCGGAAGCCGTCCGGCTGACCCGGGAACTCGCCCCGGACGTCGTGGTGATGGACATCCGGATGCCCGGCACGGACGGCATCGAGGCCACCCGGCTGATCACCACGGGCGCCGGCTCCACCCGCGTCGTGGTGTTGACGACCTTCGACGACGACGACCACGTCTACGCGGCCCTGCGCGCCGGCGCCTCCGGATTCCTGGTCAAGGACATGGACCTGGACGACATCCTGGCCGGGGTCCGTACCGTCGCCGCCGGGGACGCCCTGATCGCCCCGAGCGTCACCCGCCGGCTGATCAAGGAGTTCGTGAGCCGCCCCACCGCGACGCCGCCCCGGCGGGCGCGGCGGCTGGACGGGATCACCGACCGGGAACGCGAGGTGCTCACCCTCGTCGGCCGGGGCCTGTCCAACACCGAGATCGCCGAGCAGCTCTCCATCAGCGTGGCCACCGCCAAGACCTACCTGACCCGGCTGCTCGCCAAGCTCGACGCCCGTGACCGGGTGCAGCTGGTGATCCTCGCCTACGAGACGGGCCTGGTGGCACCGGCCGGCTGA
- a CDS encoding MFS transporter → MSSHREPDAPPAPAGLSGRDWGVLLVLCGAIFLEGIDVAMLNVALPSIRADLGLSTGSLQWVVSAYVLGYGGFMLLGGRAADLFGRRRMFVLWLAIFLVFSGLGGFATEGWMLIVARFVTGVAAAFMTPAGLSIITTSFEEGPRRNRALLFYSGTAAGGFSIGLVIGGLLASVGWRWVFFAPVALSAVILVAALAFVPRSADRDRDGRGFDLAGGVTITAAIVLLVLGVERATHTSLAWTLGTLGAGGVLLAVFVAIERRSASPLVRLGLLRNGALVRANLAGLLFAAGFFGFQFLVVLYLQELRGWSTLQTSFAMIVIGIDAILSPLLTPRLVERFGNARVIFGGLLLAAVSYALFLPVGADWTYPAMFPSLILLGIAFSLAYGPLTIVATEGVEEEEQGLAGGLLYTSFQFGAALGLSTATAVNVWATTSTSPAALLDGYHAALWVPFAAAVLAALISASGLRSGPSAVVAAAGGSAERHAPGELPASR, encoded by the coding sequence ATGAGTTCACACCGGGAACCGGACGCCCCGCCCGCACCCGCTGGCCTGTCCGGCCGGGACTGGGGCGTGCTGCTCGTCCTGTGCGGAGCGATCTTCCTGGAAGGCATCGACGTGGCCATGCTCAACGTGGCCCTGCCCTCCATCCGGGCCGACCTCGGCCTGTCCACCGGCTCGCTGCAGTGGGTGGTGAGCGCGTACGTCCTCGGCTACGGCGGTTTCATGCTGCTCGGCGGACGCGCCGCCGACCTCTTCGGACGCCGCCGGATGTTCGTCCTGTGGCTCGCGATCTTCCTGGTCTTCTCCGGCCTGGGCGGCTTCGCCACCGAGGGCTGGATGCTGATCGTGGCCCGGTTCGTCACCGGGGTCGCCGCCGCCTTCATGACGCCGGCCGGCCTGTCCATCATCACCACCAGCTTCGAGGAGGGCCCGCGGCGCAACAGGGCGCTGCTGTTCTACTCCGGCACCGCCGCCGGCGGCTTCTCCATCGGCCTGGTCATCGGCGGGCTGCTCGCCTCGGTCGGCTGGCGCTGGGTGTTCTTCGCCCCGGTGGCGCTCTCCGCCGTGATCCTGGTCGCGGCGCTCGCCTTCGTGCCCAGGTCGGCGGACCGGGACCGCGACGGCCGGGGCTTCGACCTGGCCGGCGGCGTCACCATCACCGCCGCCATCGTGCTGCTCGTCCTCGGCGTGGAGCGCGCCACCCACACCAGCCTGGCCTGGACGCTGGGCACGCTGGGCGCGGGCGGCGTCCTGCTCGCCGTGTTCGTCGCCATCGAGCGCCGCTCGGCCTCCCCGCTGGTCCGCCTCGGCCTCCTGCGCAACGGCGCCCTGGTCCGCGCCAACCTCGCCGGGCTGCTGTTCGCGGCGGGCTTCTTCGGCTTCCAGTTCCTGGTGGTGCTCTACCTGCAGGAGCTGCGCGGGTGGTCGACCCTGCAGACCAGCTTCGCCATGATCGTCATCGGTATCGACGCGATCCTCTCGCCGCTGCTGACCCCCCGTCTGGTGGAACGTTTCGGCAATGCCCGGGTGATCTTCGGCGGACTGCTCCTGGCCGCGGTGTCCTACGCCCTGTTCCTGCCGGTCGGCGCCGACTGGACCTACCCGGCCATGTTCCCGAGCCTGATCCTCCTCGGCATCGCCTTCTCCCTCGCCTACGGCCCGCTCACCATCGTCGCCACCGAGGGGGTCGAGGAGGAGGAGCAGGGGCTGGCCGGCGGGCTGCTCTACACCTCGTTCCAGTTCGGCGCCGCGCTCGGCCTGTCCACGGCCACCGCGGTCAACGTCTGGGCCACCACGTCCACGTCGCCCGCCGCGCTGCTCGACGGCTACCACGCGGCCCTGTGGGTGCCCTTCGCGGCGGCCGTGCTGGCCGCGCTGATCAGCGCCTCCGGCCTGCGCTCGGGGCCGTCGGCGGTGGTGGCCGCGGCCGGCGGATCCGCCGAGCGGCACGCCCCCGGGGAGCTCCCCGCCTCCCGCTGA
- a CDS encoding TauD/TfdA dioxygenase family protein: MTGSASALETLTHIPLAPFGRVVEAPEGATIDDLPVAALARWTEESRVLVLRGFTPMEKERFADYCRQWGEVLRWDAGEVIDLVVQDDPKNYVFSSGDVPFHWDGAFVEANPRFFVFQCLDAAPDAGGETVFCDTTAVYRDAEPELRELWSRVTMTYTTEKLAHYGGRVTEKLLSQHPGTGLPVLRYAEPLDPAVYKNPVYVAVDGVEAERADDFLAALSERLHRPEYCYAHAWQAGDLVIADNYALLHGRNAFTGPTTRHLQRVQII; this comes from the coding sequence ATGACCGGTTCGGCCTCCGCGCTGGAGACCCTGACGCACATTCCGCTGGCGCCGTTCGGCCGCGTCGTCGAGGCGCCCGAGGGCGCCACGATCGACGACCTCCCGGTCGCGGCGCTGGCGCGCTGGACGGAGGAGTCGCGGGTCCTGGTGCTGCGCGGCTTCACGCCGATGGAGAAGGAACGGTTCGCCGACTACTGCCGGCAGTGGGGCGAGGTCCTGCGGTGGGACGCCGGCGAGGTGATCGACCTGGTCGTCCAGGACGACCCGAAGAACTACGTCTTCTCCAGCGGTGACGTGCCGTTCCACTGGGACGGTGCCTTCGTGGAGGCCAACCCCCGCTTCTTCGTCTTCCAGTGCCTGGACGCCGCGCCCGACGCCGGCGGCGAGACCGTCTTCTGCGACACCACCGCGGTCTACCGGGACGCCGAGCCGGAACTGCGGGAGCTCTGGTCGCGGGTCACCATGACCTACACCACGGAGAAGCTGGCGCACTACGGCGGGCGGGTCACCGAGAAGCTGCTCTCCCAGCACCCCGGCACCGGCCTGCCCGTCCTGCGCTACGCCGAGCCGCTGGACCCGGCGGTGTACAAGAACCCGGTGTACGTCGCGGTCGACGGCGTCGAGGCCGAGCGGGCGGACGACTTCCTCGCCGCCCTGTCCGAGCGGCTGCACCGGCCCGAGTACTGCTACGCGCACGCCTGGCAGGCGGGCGACCTGGTGATCGCCGACAACTACGCCCTGCTGCACGGGCGCAACGCGTTCACCGGGCCGACCACCCGGCACCTGCAGCGGGTCCAGATCATCTGA
- a CDS encoding isocyanide synthase family protein encodes MSSKPTNPPSSTSTARQVLELLYRYRRIDAAPSGRPPEGAAQEPCTACFEARQQKIERFVRRDEPIHLVLPAFPAKSPNRNKVLGTLPDLGEYLALSFLQSLCDHVSHFHGPGARITICSDGHVFGDVVGVDDDTVTAYRVALAEMIRAANWTSLDLFGLDDAFGGEDYPKLRQLLEQNYSSTLEELRESVRTDQAALSLFNGIHRFMFEDAVARQGADASRTRLRNDSKEAAYQTILRSNAWSRVVAERFPEAVRLSIHPQPPHSEKFGLRLLPTRDGWLTPWHGVVLDDGVAPLLVRRWEAEELDASVVSRNGRPSHFVRPQLTTHSEERQA; translated from the coding sequence TTGAGCAGCAAGCCGACCAACCCGCCGTCCTCGACCAGCACGGCTCGCCAGGTCCTGGAACTCCTCTACCGCTACCGGAGGATCGACGCAGCCCCGTCCGGCCGGCCGCCGGAGGGGGCCGCGCAGGAACCCTGCACGGCCTGCTTCGAGGCACGTCAGCAGAAGATCGAGCGCTTCGTGCGGCGGGACGAACCGATCCACCTGGTCCTCCCGGCGTTCCCCGCGAAGTCGCCCAACCGCAACAAGGTGCTCGGCACGCTGCCCGATCTCGGGGAGTACCTCGCGCTGTCGTTCCTGCAGTCGCTGTGCGACCACGTGAGCCACTTCCACGGACCCGGGGCCCGGATAACCATCTGCTCGGACGGCCACGTCTTCGGCGACGTGGTGGGTGTGGACGACGACACCGTGACCGCCTACCGGGTGGCCCTCGCGGAGATGATCCGCGCCGCGAACTGGACGTCCCTGGACCTCTTCGGCCTGGACGACGCGTTCGGCGGCGAGGACTACCCCAAGCTGCGTCAGCTGCTGGAGCAGAACTACTCCTCGACCCTCGAGGAGCTCAGGGAGAGCGTCCGCACCGACCAGGCCGCGCTGTCGCTCTTCAACGGCATCCACCGCTTCATGTTCGAGGACGCCGTGGCCCGGCAGGGGGCGGACGCCTCCCGGACCAGGCTGCGCAACGACTCCAAGGAGGCGGCGTACCAGACGATCCTGCGGAGCAACGCCTGGAGCCGGGTGGTCGCCGAGCGGTTCCCCGAGGCCGTGCGCCTGTCGATCCACCCGCAGCCCCCGCACTCGGAGAAGTTCGGGCTGCGGCTGCTCCCGACCCGGGACGGCTGGCTGACCCCGTGGCACGGCGTGGTGCTCGACGACGGCGTCGCCCCCCTGCTGGTGCGCCGGTGGGAGGCGGAGGAGCTCGACGCGTCCGTCGTCAGCAGGAACGGCCGTCCCAGCCACTTCGTGCGCCCCCAGCTCACCACCCACTCCGAAGAAAGGCAGGCGTGA
- a CDS encoding ABC transporter ATP-binding protein, with protein MIEVHELTKRYGGTTAVRDLTFTVRPGQVTGFLGPNGAGKSTTLRMILGLHEPTGGTVTIDGRPFRARSRALRHVGSLLDAHDVHGGRSAAAHLAALARGNRIPRRRVEEVLQQVGLAEVARRRIGAFSLGMKQRLGIACALLGDPPVLLFDEPLNGLDPEGVKWVRELLRRLAAEGRTVFVSSHLMSEMEHTADQLIVIGRGELIAAESLAEFSARGTRRSVTVDTPAPSTLRDLLTAEGAAVSVEGERLTVTGLTAARIGEVAHRGGVPLHQLSTRSASLEEAFMELTADRVQYLAGEPR; from the coding sequence ATGATCGAAGTCCACGAGCTCACCAAGCGGTACGGCGGCACGACGGCCGTGCGGGACCTGACCTTCACCGTGCGCCCCGGCCAGGTGACCGGGTTCCTCGGGCCGAACGGTGCCGGCAAGAGCACCACGCTGCGCATGATCCTCGGCCTGCACGAGCCCACCGGCGGCACCGTCACCATCGACGGCCGCCCCTTCCGCGCCCGCTCCCGGGCCCTGCGCCACGTCGGCTCCCTGCTCGACGCGCACGACGTGCACGGCGGGCGCAGCGCGGCGGCCCACCTGGCGGCCCTGGCCCGCGGCAACCGGATACCCCGGCGCCGGGTGGAGGAGGTGCTGCAGCAGGTCGGCCTCGCCGAGGTCGCCCGGCGCCGGATCGGCGCCTTCTCGCTCGGGATGAAGCAGCGGCTCGGCATCGCCTGCGCGCTGCTCGGCGACCCGCCGGTGCTGCTCTTCGACGAACCGCTCAACGGCCTGGACCCGGAGGGGGTGAAGTGGGTGCGGGAGCTGCTGCGGCGGCTGGCCGCCGAGGGGCGCACCGTGTTCGTCTCCAGCCATCTGATGTCGGAGATGGAGCACACCGCCGACCAGCTGATCGTCATCGGCCGCGGCGAGCTGATCGCGGCGGAGAGCCTGGCGGAGTTCTCGGCCCGCGGGACCCGGCGCTCCGTCACGGTGGACACGCCCGCCCCGTCCACCCTGAGGGACCTGCTGACAGCCGAGGGCGCGGCCGTGTCCGTGGAGGGCGAGCGGCTGACCGTGACCGGCCTGACCGCCGCCCGGATCGGGGAGGTCGCCCACCGCGGCGGTGTCCCGCTGCACCAGCTCAGCACCCGCTCCGCCTCGCTGGAGGAGGCCTTCATGGAGCTCACCGCCGACCGCGTCCAGTACCTCGCCGGAGAACCCCGATGA
- a CDS encoding sensor histidine kinase produces MSASPPLPLPKRLPPGLWTGLVWFATAVQPIVEYVVMPPRGSYSLSYPRDGLDPLPARALLALAFVLALAGSAWLRRRPPVGFGLVLAGTVVSAAAWRQDEVPPLQFLGVDAALCYAAATMPRRATLTAAGAALGVLAGHFAVRAATGGEAGTASEPFVAATVVIAWLIGDSVRQARAHTAELHARAAAQAVTAERLRIAREMHDTVAHSIGIIALQAGAAARVVETQPARAREAMLTVEAVGRETLSGLRRMLGALRQAEQQAGPAAPDGQPGGRYPDSTGRSPEPGGRERGRAEAPPRPAAGLADVERLAATTTAAGVRVEVWWRGARRPLPPEIDLAAFRIVQEAVTNVVRHAAVTSCEVRVDYRDDELAVEVLDRGRGGGTGTDTGFGLVGMRERAALLHGHFAAGPRPGGGFRVAARLPLPAVAAVAAAVDPGTEAGGGAG; encoded by the coding sequence ATGTCCGCCTCGCCGCCCCTGCCGCTTCCCAAGCGCCTGCCGCCGGGCCTGTGGACGGGTCTGGTGTGGTTCGCGACGGCGGTGCAGCCCATCGTGGAGTACGTCGTGATGCCGCCACGGGGCAGCTACTCCCTCAGCTACCCCCGGGACGGCCTCGACCCGCTGCCGGCCCGGGCGCTGCTCGCCCTCGCGTTCGTGCTGGCGCTGGCCGGGAGCGCCTGGCTGCGCCGCCGGCCCCCGGTTGGGTTCGGCCTGGTGCTCGCCGGCACGGTCGTCTCGGCGGCGGCCTGGCGGCAGGACGAGGTGCCGCCCCTGCAGTTCCTGGGGGTGGACGCGGCCCTGTGCTACGCCGCGGCGACCATGCCCCGGCGCGCCACGCTGACCGCCGCCGGGGCGGCCCTGGGCGTGCTCGCCGGGCACTTCGCGGTGCGGGCGGCCACGGGGGGCGAGGCCGGCACGGCCTCGGAACCGTTCGTGGCGGCGACGGTGGTCATCGCCTGGCTGATCGGCGACTCGGTGCGCCAGGCCCGCGCCCACACCGCGGAGCTGCACGCGCGGGCCGCCGCCCAGGCGGTCACCGCGGAACGGCTGCGCATCGCCAGGGAGATGCACGACACGGTCGCCCACAGCATCGGCATCATCGCCCTGCAGGCCGGGGCCGCGGCCCGGGTGGTCGAGACCCAGCCGGCCAGGGCCCGCGAGGCGATGCTCACCGTGGAGGCGGTCGGGCGCGAGACGCTGTCGGGTCTGCGGCGCATGCTGGGGGCGCTGCGGCAGGCCGAGCAGCAGGCCGGCCCCGCCGCCCCGGACGGGCAACCCGGCGGGCGGTACCCGGACTCCACCGGCCGGTCCCCGGAACCCGGCGGGCGGGAGCGGGGGCGGGCCGAGGCGCCCCCGCGGCCGGCGGCCGGCCTGGCGGACGTCGAGCGGCTCGCCGCGACGACCACCGCCGCCGGTGTCCGGGTGGAGGTGTGGTGGCGGGGCGCGCGCCGCCCGCTCCCCCCGGAGATCGACCTGGCGGCGTTCCGGATCGTCCAGGAGGCGGTGACCAACGTGGTGCGGCACGCCGCCGTCACCTCCTGCGAGGTGCGGGTCGACTACCGCGACGACGAACTGGCCGTCGAGGTGCTCGACCGCGGCAGGGGCGGCGGCACCGGCACGGACACCGGGTTCGGCCTGGTCGGCATGCGGGAGCGGGCCGCGCTGCTGCACGGCCACTTCGCCGCGGGGCCGCGCCCGGGCGGCGGGTTCCGGGTGGCCGCCCGGCTGCCGCTGCCGGCGGTGGCGGCGGTGGCGGCAGCGGTGGACCCGGGCACGGAGGCGGGGGGCGGAGCCGGATGA